A single region of the Triticum dicoccoides isolate Atlit2015 ecotype Zavitan chromosome 2B, WEW_v2.0, whole genome shotgun sequence genome encodes:
- the LOC119363586 gene encoding uncharacterized protein LOC119363586, producing MALLCDLWMQSSQCYITGPVSPTIEAENFEMKPGLIALVKQQQFGGLPTEDPYEHLYRVMEYSGTVKYHGVPQDGIKCKLFSFSLRDDARAWYRSLPSRSFSWNEISQAFLDKYFPLHKQSAIRDEILSFVQREGESLYDAWERYKALFRRCPNHGLERWLELKIFYRGLTWDTRAYVDMAAGGAITNKTLDDAFLLIESIAFHQLQWYNDKPTSDSLVCLQQITTPQPPILTQNPEPLSQCHKIELAWIIFDDDDTILVDTRATDHMDTSVGDSVLHCDDSSMDEPELQLVAFDIEESPLVHIEHVLVEPDMEKFSFDDVSCIDSSTLEPEMESFMVDYDEVDSDVKEPSSTISLVDMSPVEISTSTPHLVSSIEVVLKVLPKYLRYDISFLDKICHIMDTAYAPCDLLLIHVPDLLNRYTCMIGYSIDDLEGILSVTCIGLVVECSFRLMLVYHLLRVDRVRDDIPWDPGGFTTW from the coding sequence ATGGCATTGCTTTGTGATCTTTGGATGCAAAGTAGTCAATGTTATATCACAGGACCGGTTTCGCCAACTATTGAGGCAGAGAATTTTGAGATGAAGCCTGGTCTTATTGCTTTGGTTAAACAACAACAGTTTGGAGGACTGCCCACTGAGGATCCCTATGAGCACTTATACCGAGTCATGGAGTATTCAGGTACAGTCAAGTACCATGGAGTTCCTCAAGATGGTATCAAGTGCAAGCTGTTCTCATTCTCTCTCCGGGATGATGCTCGTGCTTGGTATCGATCCTTGCCATCAAGATCATTCAGTTGGAACGAGATATCACAAGCTTTCTTGGATAAATATTTCCCACTACACAAGCAGTCCGCAATTCGAGATGAGATCCTCAGCTTCGTTCAGCGTGAAGGCGAGAGCTTGTATGATGCTTGGGAGAGATACAAGGCTTTATTCAGGAGATGTCCTAACCACGGGCTCGAGAGATGGTTAGAGCTGAAGATATTCTATAGAGGATTGACTTGGGACACTCGAGCTTACGTCGATATGGCAGCGGGCGGAGCTATTACAAACAAGACACTTGATGATGCTTTTCTGCTGATTGAGAGCATAGCTTTCCACCAACTTCAGTGGTACAATGATAAGCCCACCTCTGATTCATTGGTTTGCTTGCAACAAATCACTACACCTCAGCCGCCAATTCTTACACAAAATCCTGAACCTCTATCTCAGTGTCACAAGATTGAGCTTGCATGGATTATCTTTGACGATGATGACACCATTCTAGTTGACACACGCGCTACAGATCACATGGATACTAGTGTTGGAGATTCAGTTTTGCATTGTGATGATTCTTCCATGGATGAGCCGGAGCTGCAGTTAGTTGCTTTTGATATTGAGGAGTCACCTTTAGTTCATATTGAGCATGTGCTGGTAGAGCCAGATATGGAGAAGTTCTCCTTTGATGATGTCAGCTGCATTGATTCCTCAACACTTGAGCCTGAGATGGAGAGCTTCATGGTTGATTATGATGAGGTGGATTCAGATGTCAAGGAGCCAAGCTCTACTATTTCACTTGTTGACATGAGTCCAGTGGAAATTTCTACAAGCACACCTCACTTGGTATCTTCAATTGAGGTAGTCCTGAAGGTTCTTCCCAAGTATCTCAGGTATGATATCAGCTTTCTCGACAAGATATGCCATATCATGGATACTGCCTATGCACCATGTGACTTGTTGTTGATACATGTTCCTGACTTGCTCAATAGATATACTTGTATGATAGGGTACTCTATCGATGACTTAGAGGGCATTCTCTCTGTCACTTGTATTGGCTTGGTTGTTGAGTGTTCCTTCAGGTTGATGCTTGTGTACCATTTACTGCGAGTTGACCGAGTTCGAGATGACATTCCCTGGGATCCTGGTGGATTCACGACATGGTGA